A part of Bombus huntii isolate Logan2020A chromosome 16, iyBomHunt1.1, whole genome shotgun sequence genomic DNA contains:
- the LOC126874260 gene encoding transmembrane protein 242 isoform X1, protein MSETVPKKKKDKLYETLFLAGVAGISVMAGFFNALSSVKKKDSKNFDIGFMGGKGLPESGAALATRALLWGSAWAVGGCGILFYGIWKLSGASTAEEFRLKVGNILPKIPKNDPPQSRTEFENLTDLLRYVSEEWDKEK, encoded by the exons atgTCAGAGACAGTaccaaagaagaagaaagataaattatatg AAACATTGTTCCTGGCTGGAGTAGCAGGAATATCTGTTATGGCTGGTTTTTTCAATGCTTTATCAtcagttaaaaaaaaagacagtAAAAATTTTGATATTGGTTTTATGGGAGGGAAAGGTCTTCCTGAGTCCGGAGCAGCACTTGCTACAAGAGCTTTATTATGGGGTTCTGCTTGGGCAGTTGGTGGTTGTGGTATACTTTTTTATGGTATTTGGAAGCTTTCTGGAGCTTCAACTGCCGAAGAATTTCGATTAAAAGTTGGaaatattttaccaaaaatACCAAAAAATGATCCTCCTCAGAGTAGAACTGAATTTGAAAACCTTACAGATTTACTGAGATATGTCTCTGAAGAATGggataaagaaaaatag
- the LOC126874699 gene encoding uncharacterized protein LOC126874699 encodes MHCVMDLIQGISPLPVMRFTPQEHPVFSKYSCVCDCATVWKIVLAENWREKRETLFSNYKENVTSTYNVIHSYGNNVRNEEARKSGGRASVKLDSLWSAASETNTLETLSLQKTSYRKIEGNKNVPNLYLFGHLKF; translated from the exons ATGCATTGCGTAATGGATCTCATTCAAGGCATATCTCCTTTACCAGTAATGAGATTCACTCCACAAG AACATcctgtattttctaaatacTCGTGTGTTTGCGACTGCGCTACAGTTTGGAAAATTGTATTGGCAGAGAATTGGAGGGAGAAAcgagaaactttattttcgaATTATAAAG AAAACGTTACGTCGACGTATAACGTGATCCATTCGTATGGCAACAACGTCAGAAACGAGGAAGCGCGAAAGAGCGGCGGGAGAGCATCAGTGAAATTGGATAGTTTATGGTCAGCCGCGTCCGAAACAAACACGCTAGAAACATTATCTCTCCAGAAAACTTCTTACAGG AAAATCGAGGGCAATAAAAATGTGCCAAATTTGTATCTCTTCGGGCATCTAAAATTCTAA
- the LOC126874255 gene encoding uncharacterized protein LOC126874255 isoform X1, with translation MHTFAQLLISEVQKRPVLWNRWDENYKNRVLVDKEWENVAVVLKKDKVEAKSKWRNLRDQFQRELKKVKKLRSGESASISVSDYKGKWVFFEMLFFLKDTMVLTKMTSNFDNVPSTDTLNSETDTNSEDLGQEVADTTEVSERITPPRHLETFDTHSSRFEESPEIPRLHNTSIYHHSRGRKRTLSDFGRDMLEIEKKKLPAFVEHGLCERHEQDDEDMHFAKSLVPSLRRLDPIRKLIIRNKIQSLLIKELIHENSSLSSDSQAGTSTGDPLTL, from the exons ATGCATACTTTCGCACAGTTATTGATTTCTGAAGTGCAAAAAAGGCCTGTTTTATGGAATAGATGGGATGAAAACTACAAAAACCGAGTGTTAGTGGACAAGGAATGGGAAAATGTGGCAGTAGTATTAAAAAAAGACA aagTGGAAGCCAAGTCGAAATGGCGAAATTTAAGGGACCAGTTCCAAAGAGAACTGAAAAAAGTGAAGAAGCTCCGTTCTGGAGAGTCTGCTAGTATATCTGTGAGCGATTACAAAGGGAAGTGGGTGTTTTTCGAAATGctcttttttttaaaagaCACTATGGTGCTAACAAAAATGACGAGCAATTTCGACAATGTACCCAGCACGGATACATTGAATTCCGAAACGGACACGAACTCTGAAGATTTGGGGCAAGAAGTTGCGGATACAACGGAAGTGTCTGAAAGGATAACGCCACCGCGTCATCTCGAGACTTTCGATACTCATAGCTCTAGATTTGAAGAATCCCCCGAAATTCCACGTCTCCATAATACGTCAATCTACCACCATtcgagaggaagaaaaagaacattATCTGACTTTGGAAGAGATATGTTAgagatagaaaagaaaaaacttcCGGCATTCGTCGAACACGGCCTATGCGAGAGACACGAGCAAGATGACGAAGACATGCATTTTGCAAAGTCACTGGTACCGTCCCTCAGACGATTAGATCCTAttcgaaaattaataattaggaataaaattcaaagtttGTTAATTAAGGAGttaattcatgaaaattcGAGTTTATCAAGTGATTCGCAGGCTGGGACATCTACCGGCGATCCTTTGACACtgtaa
- the LOC126874260 gene encoding transmembrane protein 242 isoform X2: MAGFFNALSSVKKKDSKNFDIGFMGGKGLPESGAALATRALLWGSAWAVGGCGILFYGIWKLSGASTAEEFRLKVGNILPKIPKNDPPQSRTEFENLTDLLRYVSEEWDKEK, from the coding sequence ATGGCTGGTTTTTTCAATGCTTTATCAtcagttaaaaaaaaagacagtAAAAATTTTGATATTGGTTTTATGGGAGGGAAAGGTCTTCCTGAGTCCGGAGCAGCACTTGCTACAAGAGCTTTATTATGGGGTTCTGCTTGGGCAGTTGGTGGTTGTGGTATACTTTTTTATGGTATTTGGAAGCTTTCTGGAGCTTCAACTGCCGAAGAATTTCGATTAAAAGTTGGaaatattttaccaaaaatACCAAAAAATGATCCTCCTCAGAGTAGAACTGAATTTGAAAACCTTACAGATTTACTGAGATATGTCTCTGAAGAATGggataaagaaaaatag
- the LOC126874255 gene encoding uncharacterized protein LOC126874255 isoform X2 gives MARHISIAMAETALCHIPNEEVICLKWTKGYFISEVEAKSKWRNLRDQFQRELKKVKKLRSGESASISVSDYKGKWVFFEMLFFLKDTMVLTKMTSNFDNVPSTDTLNSETDTNSEDLGQEVADTTEVSERITPPRHLETFDTHSSRFEESPEIPRLHNTSIYHHSRGRKRTLSDFGRDMLEIEKKKLPAFVEHGLCERHEQDDEDMHFAKSLVPSLRRLDPIRKLIIRNKIQSLLIKELIHENSSLSSDSQAGTSTGDPLTL, from the coding sequence ATGGCAAGACATATTTCAATAGCAATGGCTGAAACAGCACTTTGTCATATTCCAAACGAAGAGGTAATTTGTCTGAAATGGACAAAAGggtattttatttcagaagTGGAAGCCAAGTCGAAATGGCGAAATTTAAGGGACCAGTTCCAAAGAGAACTGAAAAAAGTGAAGAAGCTCCGTTCTGGAGAGTCTGCTAGTATATCTGTGAGCGATTACAAAGGGAAGTGGGTGTTTTTCGAAATGctcttttttttaaaagaCACTATGGTGCTAACAAAAATGACGAGCAATTTCGACAATGTACCCAGCACGGATACATTGAATTCCGAAACGGACACGAACTCTGAAGATTTGGGGCAAGAAGTTGCGGATACAACGGAAGTGTCTGAAAGGATAACGCCACCGCGTCATCTCGAGACTTTCGATACTCATAGCTCTAGATTTGAAGAATCCCCCGAAATTCCACGTCTCCATAATACGTCAATCTACCACCATtcgagaggaagaaaaagaacattATCTGACTTTGGAAGAGATATGTTAgagatagaaaagaaaaaacttcCGGCATTCGTCGAACACGGCCTATGCGAGAGACACGAGCAAGATGACGAAGACATGCATTTTGCAAAGTCACTGGTACCGTCCCTCAGACGATTAGATCCTAttcgaaaattaataattaggaataaaattcaaagtttGTTAATTAAGGAGttaattcatgaaaattcGAGTTTATCAAGTGATTCGCAGGCTGGGACATCTACCGGCGATCCTTTGACACtgtaa
- the LOC126874239 gene encoding GTPase-GDP dissociation stimulator vimar, which translates to MMEGELKDNIDKLVEELRFVVKSEKEIEDIIQVLDSIVNVSKTSIGEATEFTIDDVFLTLLRHESKEIIAKTAKAIAEIAKSERGREKCTTTDLVNALIDLLKEDRVDVLTQTSRALGNICYENENGKKFVEDKNGLISILAVLEKSITLENVEGAPFLRNVAAGLLLNFLIDRPSLHTEALKQEVVPIICSILEIDGITGGEAAMHSLLILGILNDANIIFLDERVMKILINILSTDTSSELSEMCLELLHGQAEDENAKLILAKAGVCELLLKLLEKHSPYCTDEETRSVLKIACNLIVLILTGDDSMNYLYDESNGVAYKKLIEWLESEDKDLQITAVLAMGNFARTDAHCKLMVTQGVHCNLLKLLQKNNTDIADIRFQHALLSALRNLVIPADNKPVILKDGLINILYSMLNVSSYPVVFKLLGTLRIVIDGQSEAAIELGKRDGLIKKVVNWCEVEEHPGVQGEANRLIAWLINNSRNREIALLVMEHGAVKHLVKMLTTPHVLMLNEALISLMILTTTSLIECENLLLEADIGEKLCTLFTTLNSLEVPILHNVLSLIENILNLDALREHLGKTELITLCQGINLIKEEPKLNEKLKKICDKIV; encoded by the exons atGATGGAAG GTGAATTGAAGGACaatattgataaattagtTGAAGAACTGCGATTCGTTGTAAAATCTGAGAAAGAAATTGAAGATATTATTCAAGTGTTAGATTCTATTGTGAATGTTAGCAAAACTTCAATTGGAG aAGCTACTGAATTTACAATAGATGATGTTTTCCTAACCTTATTGCGTCATGAATCTAAAGAAATTATTGCAAAGACTGCTAAAGCAATTGCTGAGATTGCTAAAAGTGAAAGGGGAAGAGAAAAATGCACTACCACAGATCTAGTAAATGCATTAATAGATCTATTAAAAGAGGATCGCGTTGATGTATTGACACAGACTTCCAGAGCCTTGGGAAATATTTGTTACGAGAATG aaaatggTAAAAAGTTTGTTGAGGACAAAAATGGGTTGATATCAATTTTGGCAGTATTGGAGAAAAGTATTACGTTGGAAAATGTAGAAGGTGCACCATTTCTTCGCAATGTTGCTGCAGGACTTTTGCTAAACTTTCTTATTGACCGACCGTCTCTTCATACAGag gCACTGAAACAAGAAGTAGTGCCAATTATCTGCAGTATTCTGGAAATCGATGGAATTACAGGGGGAGAGGCTGCAATGCATTCTCTTTTGATACTAGGAATACTGAATGATGctaacataatatttttagatgAAAGGgttatgaaaattttaataaatatcttatcCACTGATACATCATCAGAACTTTCTGAAATGTGTTTAGAACTTCTTCATGGACAAGCAGAAGATG AGAATGCCAAATTGATCCTTGCTAAAGCAGGTGTTTGTGAGTTACTGTTAAAGTTATTGGAAAAACATAGTCCATACTGTACAGATGAAGAAACAAGATCTGTGTTGAAGATCGCTTGCAACTTAATTGTTCTTATATTAACTGGAG atGACAGTATGAATTATCTATATGATGAAAGTAATGGTGTTGCATATAAAAAGCTAATTGAATGGCTCGAAAGCGAAGATAAAGATTTACAAATTACAGCCGTCTTAGCAATGGGCAATTTTGCGCGTACCGATGCCCATTGCAAACTCATGGTTACGCAAGGTGTTCATTGCAACCTTCTGAAACTGCTACAGaaaaataatacagatataGCTGATATAAGATTTCAACATGCACTACTCAGCGCTTTGAGAAATCTTGTTATTCCCGCGGATAATAAACCTGTAATATTAAAAGATGGGTTAATAAACATTTTGTATTCTATGCTGAATGTTTCATCTTATCCAGTTGTATTTAAGCTACTGGGCACTTTAAGGATTGTTATTGATGGCCAAA GTGAGGCTGCCATAGAATTAGGAAAAAGGGATGGTTTAATAAAGAAAGTTGTTAATTGGTGCGAAGTCGAGGAACATCCTGGAGTTCAAGGCGAAGCAAATCGTTTAATTGCTTGGCTAATTAATAATAGCAG AAATAGAGAAATAGCACTTCTAGTAATGGAACATGGAGCTGTGAAGCACCTAGTCAAAATGTTAACGACACCACACGTTTTAATGCTAAATGAAGCTTTAATTAGCTTGATGATATTGACTACAACTTCCCTGATCGAATGTGAAAATCTTCTTCTTGAGGCTGATATAGGAGAAAAACTTTGCACACTTTTTACTACTTTAAACAGTTTGGAAGTACCAATTTTGCATAATGTTTTAAGtctaatagaaaatattcttaatttag aTGCCTTAAGAGAACATCTGGGAAAAACTGAATTGATAACATTATGTCAAGGAATAAATCTAATCAAAGAAGAACCAAAActtaatgaaaaattgaaaaaaatttgcGATAAAATTGTGTAA
- the LOC126874254 gene encoding elongation of very long chain fatty acids protein 6, producing the protein MNKVDYMEVTVPNYSYVFNFEETFIHMDTKIWMTKNWTNCFYYCGIYMILIFGGQHYMSNRPKFELRGILALWNTLLATFSIIGFTRTAPELIHVLRHYGFYHSVCIPSFIEQDCVSGFWTWMFVLSKLPELGDTIFIVLRKQPLIFLHWYHHITVLLYSWFSYSEYTASARWFVVMNYFVHSIMYTYYALKAMRYRPPKGIAMLITTLQLAQMVIGCLINISAHQYLESGQIDCHITRVNVKLSLLMYFSYFVLFAKFFQKSYLSKSNNKVGKKVYANGTMEYDKLKVN; encoded by the exons ATGAATAAAGTGGATTATATGGAGGTCACTGTACCTAACTATTCGTATGTCTTCAATTTCGAAGAGACATTCATTCATATGGATACTAAGATATGGATGACGAAGAATTGGACAAACTGTTTTTACTATTGTGGCATTTACATGATCCTAATTTTTGGAGGACAGCATTACATGTCGAATAGACCAAAGTTTGAACTGAGAGGCATACTCGCACTATGGAACACACTGCTTGCAACGTTCTCTATTATTGGATTTACTAGAACAGCGCCAGAGTTGATTCACGTGTTAAGGCATTATGGGTTTTACCATAGTGTTTGCATACCAAG CTTCATTGAACAAGACTGTGTGTCCGGTTTCTGGACGTGGATGTTTGTCTTGTCGAAGCTTCCAGAACTTGGCGACACAATCTTCATCGTGCTACGAAAACAGCCACTAATCTTTTTACATTGGTATCATCATATAACGGTTCTTCTCTACTCGTGGTTCTCATATTCGGAATACACAGCATCAGCCAGGTGGTTTGTCGTAATGAATTACTTTGTTCACTCCataatgtatacatattaCGCTTTGAAAGCAATGCGATATAGACCACCAAAGGGGATCGCCATGCTGATCACTACGCTACAATTAGCACAAATGGTTATTGGTTGCCTTATAAATATTTCGGCTCACCAGTACCTGGAAAGTGGCCAAATCGATTGCCACATTACGCGTGTCAACGTCAAACTTAGTCTGCTCATGTACTTCAGCTATTTCGTACTCTTCGCTAAATTTTTCCAGAAGAGTTATCTATCTAAATCTAATAACAAAGTAGGGAAGAAGGTTTACGCTAATGGAACAATGGAGTATGACAAGCTCAAGGTTAATTAA